A window from Schistosoma haematobium chromosome 1, whole genome shotgun sequence encodes these proteins:
- the EIF3H_1 gene encoding Eukaryotic translation initiation factor 3 subunit H (EggNog:ENOG410V96M~COG:J~MEROPS:MER0021886~BUSCO:EOG091G0E5O) has product MDFQSKISKPIDRVQVEGKVFLKMIKHYEEESVSSQNFVNGVLLGLAQGSQLEITNCFPLPKTQEDDPNANEALVTYEANMIRNLRQLQTDYLNVGFYQAGPGGVSINRANIENIYQRQINLPESVLLTYDPTRTSRGQIGLKAYRLSDDVLAARSEAEDRFRLMGHKGPEVPWECEAASSVGRSSFTRVLEEIPVVIHNSHLVNILLTEIVDNQELSRSELSTNSSMLDLAPPLPKDHPGRYSTLNLSMASSLEQQLRSLLAGLETVHDYQYSYQRSLSKSQTTVAGKTATETRNRELAPIRLDTALVSAQLDFYCNSLAQMAGQTIGKLMLTQAVQKTNSSGAPKSQKI; this is encoded by the exons ATGGATTTTCAGTCAAAAATTTCCAAACCTATTGATAGAGTTCAGGTCGAAGGAAAGGTGTTCTTAAAAATGATCAAGCACTATGAAGAAGAATCTGTATCTAGCCAAAATTTTGTCAATGGTGTATTGTTAGGGCTTGCACAAGGCAGCCAACTTGAAATCACGAATTGCTTCCCATTACCTAAGACTCAAGAAGATGACCCAAACGCCAACGAGGCTCTGGTCACTTATGAAGCTAATATGATACGTAATTTGAGACAA CTACAAACAGATTACCTCAATGTAGGATTTTATCAAGCTGGTCCTGGAGGCGTCTCTATTAACCGTGCTAACATTGAAAACATTTATCAACGCCAAATTAATCTCCCTGAATCTGTGTTGCTCACTTATGACCCAACAAGAACTAGCAGAGGTCAAATTGGTCTGAAAGCGTATCGTCTGTCTGACGATGTTCTTGCTGCAAGATCCGAAGCGGAAGATCGTTTTCGTCTGATGGGCCACAAG GGTCCCGAGGTCCCATGGGAATGT GAAGCGGCAAGCAGTGTAGGTCGCAGCAGTTTCACTCGTGTTCTAGAAGAGATACCGGTTGTGATTCATAATTCACATCTCGTAAACATCCTTTTGACTGAAATCGTTGATAATCAAGAACTGTCGCGATCGGAGCTTTCTACAAATTCATCAATGCTAGATCTGGCCCCACCGCTTCCAAAAGACCATCCTGGTCGTTATTCTACTCTCAATTTAAGCATGGCCTCTAGTTTGGAACAACAACTACGTTCTCTTCTTGCGGGTTTAGAAACAGTACATGATTACCAGTATTCATATCAACGTAGTCTATCAAAATCTCAAACTACGGTAGCTGGCAag ACTGCAACTGAAACACGTAATCGGGAGTTGGCTCCAATCCGTTTGGACACTGCGTTGGTTTCAGCTCAGCTTGATTTCTACTGCAACAGTCTTGCTCAGATGGCAGGTCAAACAATAGGCAAATTGATGTTAACACAAGCTGTACAAAAAACAAATTCATCCGGAGCTCCTAAATCTCAAAAAATCTAA
- the EIF3H_3 gene encoding Eukaryotic translation initiation factor 3 subunit H (EggNog:ENOG410V96M~COG:J): MMIFGKRIRYVTVPKLIDISSTLAEWESKSQNGRIFLSRPTKSSKPLKESQIKNNENELCQSSMTNDHFVDINYVDNTENIPWLEQSDLEQFASIGVKPTGDKKVDLIMVQTLKVLNNPL; encoded by the coding sequence ATGATGATATTTGGTAAACGTATACGTTATGTGACCGTACCGAAATTAATTGATATTTCATCAACACTTGCAGAATGGGAGTCCAAAAGTCAAAATGGTAGAATATTTTTATCTAGACCAACAAAATCATCAAAACCTTTAAAGGAGAGCCAGattaaaaataatgagaatgaaTTGTGTCAGTCAAGTATGACAAATGATCATTTTGTAGATATTAATTATGTCGATAACACCGAGAACATTCCGTGGTTGGAGCAATCTGATCTAGAACAATTTGCATCTATTGGTGTAAAGCCGACAGGAGATAAAAAAGTTGATTTAATTATGGTGCAAACCTTAAAAGTACTTAATAACCCATTATAG
- the EIF3H_1 gene encoding Eukaryotic translation initiation factor 3 subunit H, variant 2 (EggNog:ENOG410V96M~COG:J~MEROPS:MER0021886~BUSCO:EOG091G0E5O), translating into MSSFLNLHKWPSSASIYCFPLTMLNFGENFATEMIRNIFTKAIRDDRLQCQTKPLEKFVSNPKSLFRYAASLRQAKTGVSQMLGLNGPTSNDGDAANLLAEQYSRTIRPTHINYTEDGFICNCTGLSVVNLSADLVFQRLQHLRKDISPDLDMVHSAILREAASILATPLNVMFSHSLSRGKLRENWKLAHITPSLICDGINDYLLSLHFSSPQQHDFRKGYSCITNVMTAVDRWTSILDREAKVDIIYLDFSKAFDRVNHICLINKLIRLGIGPPLIDWLTLYLKNRPFKVRVNFTLSQSPPRLNTRTSYLLVYANDLPQQVASNLLLFADDVKLWREIRNQDDTQALQEDLTRLQIWADNNGLTFNTSKCKVVYLRHVADYRYNLGTSSLVVSQVEKDLGVLVPYDLKSYANCDKKRLLSKPCTEYRRLRGDLLMAYSTLNISGHPLKHLLKLSPNTNLRGNTQKLGTELYLQSVTTERLFCLERYALVSSLSVLWNMDFQSKISKPIDRVQVEGKVFLKMIKHYEEESVSSQNFVNGVLLGLAQGSQLEITNCFPLPKTQEDDPNANEALVTYEANMIRNLRQLQTDYLNVGFYQAGPGGVSINRANIENIYQRQINLPESVLLTYDPTRTSRGQIGLKAYRLSDDVLAARSEAEDRFRLMGHKGPEVPWECEAASSVGRSSFTRVLEEIPVVIHNSHLVNILLTEIVDNQELSRSELSTNSSMLDLAPPLPKDHPGRYSTLNLSMASSLEQQLRSLLAGLETVHDYQYSYQRSLSKSQTTVAGKTATETRNRELAPIRLDTALVSAQLDFYCNSLAQMAGQTIGKLMLTQAVQKTNSSGAPKSQKI; encoded by the exons ATGTCTTCTTTCCTTAATTTACATAAATGGCCTTCCTCTGCAAGCATTTATTGCTTTCCACTGACGATGTTAAACTTTGGGGAGAATTTTGCAACTGAGATGATAAG gaacatattcacgaaggctataagagatgACAGGCTTCAGTGCCAGACAAAGCCTCTGGAAAAATTTGTCTCtaatccgaaaagcttattccgttatgcagcctctcttcgtcaagccaaaaccgGAGTTTCCCAAATGCTAGgccttaacggcccgaccagtAACgacggcgacgccgctaaccttttggctgaacaatactcCCGAACAATTCGACCGACTCACATCAACTATACTGAGGACGGCTTCATTTGCAactgcacaggactttccgtagtgaacctgagcgctgacttggtgttccagAGACTGCAGCATCTAAGAAAAGACATTTCTCCTGACCTAGATATGGTccattctgctatactgagggaagcagcctcaatcctggcaacgccgcttaacgtgatgttctcacactcgctaagccgaggcaaactacgggaaaactggaagttggctcacattaCACCA TctctgatatgcgatggtataaatgactatttactgtccttacaTTTCtcctcaccccaacagcatgatttcaggaagggttactcttgtataaccaacgtgatgactgcggtggacagatggacaagcatcctcgatcgcgaggcgaaggttgatatcatttaccttgatttctcaaaagcttttgatagggttaatcatatatgtcttatcaataagctcataCGATTGGGTATcggaccacctctaatcgattggctcactttATATCTGAAAAATCGACCTTTTAAagtcagggttaacttcactttatctcag AGTCCCCCAAGGCTCAATACTAGGACCTCTTATCTTCTTGTTTACgcaaatgatcttcctcaacaggtagcgtcaaacttattactttttgccgacgacgtgaaactttggagagagatacgcaatcaagacgatacacaggcacttcaggaggatctgactcgacttcaaattTGGGCAGATAATAatggacttacctttaacacttcaaagtgtaaagtagtctatctgcgacatgtcgcagactatcgttacaacttaggaacctcctctctagtagtatcccaagtcgaaaaagatttaggagtcctggtgccctacgatttaaagtcttacgctaactgtgacaaaaaacGCCTTTtaagcaaaccttgcactg agtataggcgtcttagaggtgaccttctaatggcttacagtacCCTTAACatttctggacatcctcttaaacacctacttaagcttagtcccaacaccaacctaaggggtaacacccagaaattggGGACAGAACTCTACCTACAGTCAGTA ACTACTGAGCGGCTTTTCTGTTTAGAACGTTACGCCTTGGTGTCGTCGCTGTCTGTACTCTGGAACATGGATTTTCAGTCAAAAATTTCCAAACCTATTGATAGAGTTCAGGTCGAAGGAAAGGTGTTCTTAAAAATGATCAAGCACTATGAAGAAGAATCTGTATCTAGCCAAAATTTTGTCAATGGTGTATTGTTAGGGCTTGCACAAGGCAGCCAACTTGAAATCACGAATTGCTTCCCATTACCTAAGACTCAAGAAGATGACCCAAACGCCAACGAGGCTCTGGTCACTTATGAAGCTAATATGATACGTAATTTGAGACAA CTACAAACAGATTACCTCAATGTAGGATTTTATCAAGCTGGTCCTGGAGGCGTCTCTATTAACCGTGCTAACATTGAAAACATTTATCAACGCCAAATTAATCTCCCTGAATCTGTGTTGCTCACTTATGACCCAACAAGAACTAGCAGAGGTCAAATTGGTCTGAAAGCGTATCGTCTGTCTGACGATGTTCTTGCTGCAAGATCCGAAGCGGAAGATCGTTTTCGTCTGATGGGCCACAAG GGTCCCGAGGTCCCATGGGAATGT GAAGCGGCAAGCAGTGTAGGTCGCAGCAGTTTCACTCGTGTTCTAGAAGAGATACCGGTTGTGATTCATAATTCACATCTCGTAAACATCCTTTTGACTGAAATCGTTGATAATCAAGAACTGTCGCGATCGGAGCTTTCTACAAATTCATCAATGCTAGATCTGGCCCCACCGCTTCCAAAAGACCATCCTGGTCGTTATTCTACTCTCAATTTAAGCATGGCCTCTAGTTTGGAACAACAACTACGTTCTCTTCTTGCGGGTTTAGAAACAGTACATGATTACCAGTATTCATATCAACGTAGTCTATCAAAATCTCAAACTACGGTAGCTGGCAag ACTGCAACTGAAACACGTAATCGGGAGTTGGCTCCAATCCGTTTGGACACTGCGTTGGTTTCAGCTCAGCTTGATTTCTACTGCAACAGTCTTGCTCAGATGGCAGGTCAAACAATAGGCAAATTGATGTTAACACAAGCTGTACAAAAAACAAATTCATCCGGAGCTCCTAAATCTCAAAAAATCTAA